The Magnolia sinica isolate HGM2019 unplaced genomic scaffold, MsV1 ctg213, whole genome shotgun sequence genome has a window encoding:
- the LOC131236097 gene encoding disease resistance RPP13-like protein 4 isoform X16 produces the protein MNEIKRVCYRNTCAKYSLVANSFAIFSSKFLFFPLSLHLVVLNSGFINVYDYILQEMADAVVSVLLDKLVSLLVSEGHQQLEFNDQFEETKKELQYMQKYLKEADRVRRKDRNEILKMVMSDLRELVYDAEDVIADCQILFQKKCQGRALNFTSYCSPTHLKTRHQLGKRLSKINKKIREVKDRMKSFLDATPRQTGKYEDGGNMPLTHPILMDEDEMVGLEDESVKIRNWILEANGPLTMIGIVGLGGIGKTTLAQKIYNSESAENSFKHSFFITVSQNFKFDELLKKILKKLKVEEKSLRGDDVRELLERLKSILDEKYLIVLDDVWGTDEGRWWDSLKSALPSVEGSCVIVTSRNEKVAQSMGATDKCIHRLQVLSDEDSWSLFSKVAFARNGGKCTNPDLEVLGKEIVKGCGGLPLAINVVGGMMLGKGDSIHEWKQISKHLKEELQISQKDETIISTLELSYEELPIHLKPCFLCLAMLPEDYELPVVYIVELWIGEGFVWGRNEKTAFEIGEECFAELFNRSLILGTDKDVFESRFIRCKMHDMVRDMVIKIAREESFFVSLESGGRIGFSVQSRHLGISENTTVESIRNSSTKLRTLVGMEMERNEIIASVKVVLCKVRWLRVLDLSLSNTKIDVVAKNWLSGIGSLQHLVFLRIENSALRRLPASIRNLHNLQILCLRDCPNLEMLPVSITTLEKLTDIVIFDCPSLECMPEGLGKLSNLERLFGFTPMNLGGKNGSDISDLKKLTRLRKLSMDIKSEKQIEGEWNVLSMLYHLQFLELDFEGSSIESEGVVKKIDSQFSAPLKSLRELHLWDYTGESTPAWLSPISLPNLQFLFIGGGRIKKMGPRFWDSENGVWKVEVLVLKYLKEMEEEWTRMRRAMPSLRLVKVQNCPKLRSFPLNDTFEDYRGNWSIWRKEEEKGGMLLRAHSAPIVFEAALAALEEATGAVEDEEEKEEDKFYSFPREEGTSIQEISSE, from the exons atgaatgaaataaagcGGGTTTGTTATAGGAATACTTGTGCAAAATACTCTCTTGTAGCCAATTCATTTGCAATATTTTCTAGCAAGTTTTTATTCTTTCCTCTTTCCCTTCACCTTGTAGTTTTGAATTCCGGTTTCATAAATGTATATGATTATATCTTACAGGAAATGGCAGATGCTGTTGTCAGTGTTCTCTTGGATAAATTGGTGTCATTACTTGTAAGCGAAGGTCATCAACAGCTTGAGTTTAATGACCAGTTTGAGGAAACAAAGAAGGAGCTTCAGTACATGCAGAAATATCTCAAGGAAGCTGATCGGGTGAGGAGAAAAGATAGGAACGAGATTCTCAAGATGGTAATGAGCGACTTAAGAGAGTTGGTATacgatgctgaggatgtaatagcAGATTGCCAGATTCTATTCCAGAAAAAATGTCAAGGCCGTGCACTCAATTTTACGAGTTATTGCTCTCCTACCCATTTGAAAACCCGTCATCAATTGGGAAAGCGGTtgagtaaaataaataaaaagataagagAAGTGAAGGACAGGATGAAGTCCTTCTTAGATGCAACTCCTCGCCAAACTGGTAAATATGAAGATGGTGGGAATATGCCACTGACCCACCCAATCCTAATGGATGAAGATGAAATGGTAGGATTAGAAGATGAGTCGGTGAAGATTAGAAATTGGATCTTAGAAGCTAATGGGCCATTAACAATGATTGGAATAGTTGGATTGGGGGGAATCGGTAAAACCACGCTTGCTCAGAAGATATATAACAGTGAGAGTGCCGAAAATTCTTTTAAGCACTCATTTTTTATTACTgtttctcaaaatttcaaattCGACGAATTGCTGAAAAAGATACTGAAGAAACTAAAGGTAGAAGAGAAATCGCTGAGGGGAGATGACGTCCGTGAGCTACTGGAAAGGCTTAAGAGCATTTTAGATGAGAAGTACTTGATAGTTTTGGATGATGTGTGGGGAACAGATGAAGGGAGGTGGTGGGATAGCTTGAAGTCCGCTTTGCCCTCAGTAGAGGGTAGCTGTGTTATTGTTACATCAAGGAATGAGAAGGTTGCTCAATCAATGGGGGCTACTGACAAGTGCATACATCGTCTGCAAGTTCTTTCGGATGAAGATAGTTGGTCCTTATTTAGCAAGGTAGCTTTTGCAAGAAATGGAGGTAAGTGCACAAATCCAGATTTGGAGGTATTGGGAAAGGAGATTGTTAAGGGATGTGGGGGGCTTCCTCTGGCAATCAACGTTGTGGGCGGAATGATGTTGGGGAAAGGTGATTCCATCCATGAATGGAAGCAAATATCAAAGCACCTAAAGGAGGAGTTGCAAATCAGTCAGAAAGATGAGACGATCATTTCGACACTAGAGTTAAGCTACGAAGAGCTCCCAATACACTTAAAACCTTGCTTCTTGTGTCTTGCCATGCTTCCTGAAGATTATGAATTACCAGTTGTGTACATTGTTGAATTGTGGATTGGTGAAGGTTTTGTTTGGGGAAGAAATGAGAAAACGGCATTTGAGATCGGAGAAGAATGCTTTGCAGAATTATTTAATCGATCTTTGATACTTGGAACGGATAAAGATGTCTTTGAAAGTCGCTTCATTCGTTGCAAAATGCATGATATGGTTCGAGATATGGTGATAAAAATTGCAAGAGAAGAGAGCTTTTTTGTGAGCTTGGAGAGTGGAGGTAGGATCGGATTCAGTGTGCAGTCTCGCCACCTGGGAATTTCAGAGAACACAACAGTGGAGAGCATCCGAAACAGTTCTACCAAGCTGAGGACATTGGTTGGAATGGAAATGGAGAGGAATGAGATCATTGCAAGTGTAAAAGTAGTACTCTGCAAAGTAAGGTGGTTGAGGGTGTTAGATCTTTCATTGTCAAACACGAAAATTGATGTTGTGGCCAAGAATTGGTTGAGTGGGATAGGGTCATTACAGCACCTCGTTTTTCTTAGAATAGAGAATTCTGCGTTAAGAAGGCTCCCCGCTTCAATCAGAAATCTTCATAATCTTCAGATTCTATGTTTAAGAGACTGCCCGAATTTGGAAATGCTTCCCGTGTCAATCACAACATTGGAGAAGCTGACAGATATCGTAATCTTTGATTGTCCCTCTTTAGAATGCATGCCGGAAGGGCTTGGAAAGCTTTCAAATCTTGAAAGGTTATTTGGGTTTACACCAATGAATTTGGGTGGTAAAAATGGATCTGATATTTCGGATCTGAAGAAGTTGACAAGACTCAGAAAACTTTCGATGGACATAAAGTCAGAGAAACAAATAGAAGGGGAATGGAATGTGTTATCAATGCTCTATCATCTGCAATTTCTAGAACTAGACTTTGAGGGCAGTTCTATTGAAAGTGAAGGAGTTGTAAAGAAGATTGACAGTCAGTTTTCTGCTCCTTTAAAATCCCTTAGAGAGTTGCATCTTTGGGACTACACAGGAGAAAGCACACCTGCGTGGCTCAGTCCTATTTCCCTTCCCAATCTTCAGTTTCTTTTCATTGGTGGGGGAAGGATTAAGAAGATGGGTCCCAGATTTTGGGACAGTGAGAATGGGGTATGGAAAGTGGAGGTGTTGGTGCTAAAATACTTGAAAGAGATGGAAGAAGAGTGGACGAGGATGCGAAGGGCAATGCCGTCTTTAAGACTCGTGAAGGTTCAAAATTGTCCGAAGCTCAGGTCATTCCCATTGAATGACACGTTTGAAGATTATCGTGGAAATTGGAGCATatggaggaaagaagaagaaaaag GAGGTATGCTATTACGTGCACATAGTGCTCCCATTGTCTTTGAAGCTGCGCTTGCCGCCCTAGAAGAAG
- the LOC131236097 gene encoding disease resistance RPP13-like protein 4 isoform X9, with translation MNEIKRVCYRNTCAKYSLVANSFAIFSSKFLFFPLSLHLVVLNSGFINVYDYILQEMADAVVSVLLDKLVSLLVSEGHQQLEFNDQFEETKKELQYMQKYLKEADRVRRKDRNEILKMVMSDLRELVYDAEDVIADCQILFQKKCQGRALNFTSYCSPTHLKTRHQLGKRLSKINKKIREVKDRMKSFLDATPRQTGKYEDGGNMPLTHPILMDEDEMVGLEDESVKIRNWILEANGPLTMIGIVGLGGIGKTTLAQKIYNSESAENSFKHSFFITVSQNFKFDELLKKILKKLKVEEKSLRGDDVRELLERLKSILDEKYLIVLDDVWGTDEGRWWDSLKSALPSVEGSCVIVTSRNEKVAQSMGATDKCIHRLQVLSDEDSWSLFSKVAFARNGGKCTNPDLEVLGKEIVKGCGGLPLAINVVGGMMLGKGDSIHEWKQISKHLKEELQISQKDETIISTLELSYEELPIHLKPCFLCLAMLPEDYELPVVYIVELWIGEGFVWGRNEKTAFEIGEECFAELFNRSLILGTDKDVFESRFIRCKMHDMVRDMVIKIAREESFFVSLESGGRIGFSVQSRHLGISENTTVESIRNSSTKLRTLVGMEMERNEIIASVKVVLCKVRWLRVLDLSLSNTKIDVVAKNWLSGIGSLQHLVFLRIENSALRRLPASIRNLHNLQILCLRDCPNLEMLPVSITTLEKLTDIVIFDCPSLECMPEGLGKLSNLERLFGFTPMNLGGKNGSDISDLKKLTRLRKLSMDIKSEKQIEGEWNVLSMLYHLQFLELDFEGSSIESEGVVKKIDSQFSAPLKSLRELHLWDYTGESTPAWLSPISLPNLQFLFIGGGRIKKMGPRFWDSENGVWKVEVLVLKYLKEMEEEWTRMRRAMPSLRLVKVQNCPKLRSFPLNDTFEDYRGNWSIWRKEEEKGGMLLRAHSAPIVFEAALAALEEGGFRISRAHSALIFYEVPSTTEEEKEGAVEDEEEKEEDKFYSFPREEGTSIQEISSE, from the exons atgaatgaaataaagcGGGTTTGTTATAGGAATACTTGTGCAAAATACTCTCTTGTAGCCAATTCATTTGCAATATTTTCTAGCAAGTTTTTATTCTTTCCTCTTTCCCTTCACCTTGTAGTTTTGAATTCCGGTTTCATAAATGTATATGATTATATCTTACAGGAAATGGCAGATGCTGTTGTCAGTGTTCTCTTGGATAAATTGGTGTCATTACTTGTAAGCGAAGGTCATCAACAGCTTGAGTTTAATGACCAGTTTGAGGAAACAAAGAAGGAGCTTCAGTACATGCAGAAATATCTCAAGGAAGCTGATCGGGTGAGGAGAAAAGATAGGAACGAGATTCTCAAGATGGTAATGAGCGACTTAAGAGAGTTGGTATacgatgctgaggatgtaatagcAGATTGCCAGATTCTATTCCAGAAAAAATGTCAAGGCCGTGCACTCAATTTTACGAGTTATTGCTCTCCTACCCATTTGAAAACCCGTCATCAATTGGGAAAGCGGTtgagtaaaataaataaaaagataagagAAGTGAAGGACAGGATGAAGTCCTTCTTAGATGCAACTCCTCGCCAAACTGGTAAATATGAAGATGGTGGGAATATGCCACTGACCCACCCAATCCTAATGGATGAAGATGAAATGGTAGGATTAGAAGATGAGTCGGTGAAGATTAGAAATTGGATCTTAGAAGCTAATGGGCCATTAACAATGATTGGAATAGTTGGATTGGGGGGAATCGGTAAAACCACGCTTGCTCAGAAGATATATAACAGTGAGAGTGCCGAAAATTCTTTTAAGCACTCATTTTTTATTACTgtttctcaaaatttcaaattCGACGAATTGCTGAAAAAGATACTGAAGAAACTAAAGGTAGAAGAGAAATCGCTGAGGGGAGATGACGTCCGTGAGCTACTGGAAAGGCTTAAGAGCATTTTAGATGAGAAGTACTTGATAGTTTTGGATGATGTGTGGGGAACAGATGAAGGGAGGTGGTGGGATAGCTTGAAGTCCGCTTTGCCCTCAGTAGAGGGTAGCTGTGTTATTGTTACATCAAGGAATGAGAAGGTTGCTCAATCAATGGGGGCTACTGACAAGTGCATACATCGTCTGCAAGTTCTTTCGGATGAAGATAGTTGGTCCTTATTTAGCAAGGTAGCTTTTGCAAGAAATGGAGGTAAGTGCACAAATCCAGATTTGGAGGTATTGGGAAAGGAGATTGTTAAGGGATGTGGGGGGCTTCCTCTGGCAATCAACGTTGTGGGCGGAATGATGTTGGGGAAAGGTGATTCCATCCATGAATGGAAGCAAATATCAAAGCACCTAAAGGAGGAGTTGCAAATCAGTCAGAAAGATGAGACGATCATTTCGACACTAGAGTTAAGCTACGAAGAGCTCCCAATACACTTAAAACCTTGCTTCTTGTGTCTTGCCATGCTTCCTGAAGATTATGAATTACCAGTTGTGTACATTGTTGAATTGTGGATTGGTGAAGGTTTTGTTTGGGGAAGAAATGAGAAAACGGCATTTGAGATCGGAGAAGAATGCTTTGCAGAATTATTTAATCGATCTTTGATACTTGGAACGGATAAAGATGTCTTTGAAAGTCGCTTCATTCGTTGCAAAATGCATGATATGGTTCGAGATATGGTGATAAAAATTGCAAGAGAAGAGAGCTTTTTTGTGAGCTTGGAGAGTGGAGGTAGGATCGGATTCAGTGTGCAGTCTCGCCACCTGGGAATTTCAGAGAACACAACAGTGGAGAGCATCCGAAACAGTTCTACCAAGCTGAGGACATTGGTTGGAATGGAAATGGAGAGGAATGAGATCATTGCAAGTGTAAAAGTAGTACTCTGCAAAGTAAGGTGGTTGAGGGTGTTAGATCTTTCATTGTCAAACACGAAAATTGATGTTGTGGCCAAGAATTGGTTGAGTGGGATAGGGTCATTACAGCACCTCGTTTTTCTTAGAATAGAGAATTCTGCGTTAAGAAGGCTCCCCGCTTCAATCAGAAATCTTCATAATCTTCAGATTCTATGTTTAAGAGACTGCCCGAATTTGGAAATGCTTCCCGTGTCAATCACAACATTGGAGAAGCTGACAGATATCGTAATCTTTGATTGTCCCTCTTTAGAATGCATGCCGGAAGGGCTTGGAAAGCTTTCAAATCTTGAAAGGTTATTTGGGTTTACACCAATGAATTTGGGTGGTAAAAATGGATCTGATATTTCGGATCTGAAGAAGTTGACAAGACTCAGAAAACTTTCGATGGACATAAAGTCAGAGAAACAAATAGAAGGGGAATGGAATGTGTTATCAATGCTCTATCATCTGCAATTTCTAGAACTAGACTTTGAGGGCAGTTCTATTGAAAGTGAAGGAGTTGTAAAGAAGATTGACAGTCAGTTTTCTGCTCCTTTAAAATCCCTTAGAGAGTTGCATCTTTGGGACTACACAGGAGAAAGCACACCTGCGTGGCTCAGTCCTATTTCCCTTCCCAATCTTCAGTTTCTTTTCATTGGTGGGGGAAGGATTAAGAAGATGGGTCCCAGATTTTGGGACAGTGAGAATGGGGTATGGAAAGTGGAGGTGTTGGTGCTAAAATACTTGAAAGAGATGGAAGAAGAGTGGACGAGGATGCGAAGGGCAATGCCGTCTTTAAGACTCGTGAAGGTTCAAAATTGTCCGAAGCTCAGGTCATTCCCATTGAATGACACGTTTGAAGATTATCGTGGAAATTGGAGCATatggaggaaagaagaagaaaaag GAGGTATGCTATTACGTGCACATAGTGCTCCCATTGTCTTTGAAGCTGCGCTTGCCGCCCTAGAAGAAG
- the LOC131236097 gene encoding disease resistance RPP13-like protein 4 isoform X24, translating into MNEIKRVCYRNTCAKYSLVANSFAIFSSKFLFFPLSLHLVVLNSGFINVYDYILQEMADAVVSVLLDKLVSLLVSEGHQQLEFNDQFEETKKELQYMQKYLKEADRVRRKDRNEILKMVMSDLRELVYDAEDVIADCQILFQKKCQGRALNFTSYCSPTHLKTRHQLGKRLSKINKKIREVKDRMKSFLDATPRQTGKYEDGGNMPLTHPILMDEDEMVGLEDESVKIRNWILEANGPLTMIGIVGLGGIGKTTLAQKIYNSESAENSFKHSFFITVSQNFKFDELLKKILKKLKVEEKSLRGDDVRELLERLKSILDEKYLIVLDDVWGTDEGRWWDSLKSALPSVEGSCVIVTSRNEKVAQSMGATDKCIHRLQVLSDEDSWSLFSKVAFARNGGKCTNPDLEVLGKEIVKGCGGLPLAINVVGGMMLGKGDSIHEWKQISKHLKEELQISQKDETIISTLELSYEELPIHLKPCFLCLAMLPEDYELPVVYIVELWIGEGFVWGRNEKTAFEIGEECFAELFNRSLILGTDKDVFESRFIRCKMHDMVRDMVIKIAREESFFVSLESGGRIGFSVQSRHLGISENTTVESIRNSSTKLRTLVGMEMERNEIIASVKVVLCKVRWLRVLDLSLSNTKIDVVAKNWLSGIGSLQHLVFLRIENSALRRLPASIRNLHNLQILCLRDCPNLEMLPVSITTLEKLTDIVIFDCPSLECMPEGLGKLSNLERLFGFTPMNLGGKNGSDISDLKKLTRLRKLSMDIKSEKQIEGEWNVLSMLYHLQFLELDFEGSSIESEGVVKKIDSQFSAPLKSLRELHLWDYTGESTPAWLSPISLPNLQFLFIGGGRIKKMGPRFWDSENGVWKVEVLVLKYLKEMEEEWTRMRRAMPSLRLVKVQNCPKLRSFPLNDTFEDYRGNWSIWRKEEEKATGAVEDEEEKEEDKFYSFPREEGTSIQEISSE; encoded by the coding sequence atgaatgaaataaagcGGGTTTGTTATAGGAATACTTGTGCAAAATACTCTCTTGTAGCCAATTCATTTGCAATATTTTCTAGCAAGTTTTTATTCTTTCCTCTTTCCCTTCACCTTGTAGTTTTGAATTCCGGTTTCATAAATGTATATGATTATATCTTACAGGAAATGGCAGATGCTGTTGTCAGTGTTCTCTTGGATAAATTGGTGTCATTACTTGTAAGCGAAGGTCATCAACAGCTTGAGTTTAATGACCAGTTTGAGGAAACAAAGAAGGAGCTTCAGTACATGCAGAAATATCTCAAGGAAGCTGATCGGGTGAGGAGAAAAGATAGGAACGAGATTCTCAAGATGGTAATGAGCGACTTAAGAGAGTTGGTATacgatgctgaggatgtaatagcAGATTGCCAGATTCTATTCCAGAAAAAATGTCAAGGCCGTGCACTCAATTTTACGAGTTATTGCTCTCCTACCCATTTGAAAACCCGTCATCAATTGGGAAAGCGGTtgagtaaaataaataaaaagataagagAAGTGAAGGACAGGATGAAGTCCTTCTTAGATGCAACTCCTCGCCAAACTGGTAAATATGAAGATGGTGGGAATATGCCACTGACCCACCCAATCCTAATGGATGAAGATGAAATGGTAGGATTAGAAGATGAGTCGGTGAAGATTAGAAATTGGATCTTAGAAGCTAATGGGCCATTAACAATGATTGGAATAGTTGGATTGGGGGGAATCGGTAAAACCACGCTTGCTCAGAAGATATATAACAGTGAGAGTGCCGAAAATTCTTTTAAGCACTCATTTTTTATTACTgtttctcaaaatttcaaattCGACGAATTGCTGAAAAAGATACTGAAGAAACTAAAGGTAGAAGAGAAATCGCTGAGGGGAGATGACGTCCGTGAGCTACTGGAAAGGCTTAAGAGCATTTTAGATGAGAAGTACTTGATAGTTTTGGATGATGTGTGGGGAACAGATGAAGGGAGGTGGTGGGATAGCTTGAAGTCCGCTTTGCCCTCAGTAGAGGGTAGCTGTGTTATTGTTACATCAAGGAATGAGAAGGTTGCTCAATCAATGGGGGCTACTGACAAGTGCATACATCGTCTGCAAGTTCTTTCGGATGAAGATAGTTGGTCCTTATTTAGCAAGGTAGCTTTTGCAAGAAATGGAGGTAAGTGCACAAATCCAGATTTGGAGGTATTGGGAAAGGAGATTGTTAAGGGATGTGGGGGGCTTCCTCTGGCAATCAACGTTGTGGGCGGAATGATGTTGGGGAAAGGTGATTCCATCCATGAATGGAAGCAAATATCAAAGCACCTAAAGGAGGAGTTGCAAATCAGTCAGAAAGATGAGACGATCATTTCGACACTAGAGTTAAGCTACGAAGAGCTCCCAATACACTTAAAACCTTGCTTCTTGTGTCTTGCCATGCTTCCTGAAGATTATGAATTACCAGTTGTGTACATTGTTGAATTGTGGATTGGTGAAGGTTTTGTTTGGGGAAGAAATGAGAAAACGGCATTTGAGATCGGAGAAGAATGCTTTGCAGAATTATTTAATCGATCTTTGATACTTGGAACGGATAAAGATGTCTTTGAAAGTCGCTTCATTCGTTGCAAAATGCATGATATGGTTCGAGATATGGTGATAAAAATTGCAAGAGAAGAGAGCTTTTTTGTGAGCTTGGAGAGTGGAGGTAGGATCGGATTCAGTGTGCAGTCTCGCCACCTGGGAATTTCAGAGAACACAACAGTGGAGAGCATCCGAAACAGTTCTACCAAGCTGAGGACATTGGTTGGAATGGAAATGGAGAGGAATGAGATCATTGCAAGTGTAAAAGTAGTACTCTGCAAAGTAAGGTGGTTGAGGGTGTTAGATCTTTCATTGTCAAACACGAAAATTGATGTTGTGGCCAAGAATTGGTTGAGTGGGATAGGGTCATTACAGCACCTCGTTTTTCTTAGAATAGAGAATTCTGCGTTAAGAAGGCTCCCCGCTTCAATCAGAAATCTTCATAATCTTCAGATTCTATGTTTAAGAGACTGCCCGAATTTGGAAATGCTTCCCGTGTCAATCACAACATTGGAGAAGCTGACAGATATCGTAATCTTTGATTGTCCCTCTTTAGAATGCATGCCGGAAGGGCTTGGAAAGCTTTCAAATCTTGAAAGGTTATTTGGGTTTACACCAATGAATTTGGGTGGTAAAAATGGATCTGATATTTCGGATCTGAAGAAGTTGACAAGACTCAGAAAACTTTCGATGGACATAAAGTCAGAGAAACAAATAGAAGGGGAATGGAATGTGTTATCAATGCTCTATCATCTGCAATTTCTAGAACTAGACTTTGAGGGCAGTTCTATTGAAAGTGAAGGAGTTGTAAAGAAGATTGACAGTCAGTTTTCTGCTCCTTTAAAATCCCTTAGAGAGTTGCATCTTTGGGACTACACAGGAGAAAGCACACCTGCGTGGCTCAGTCCTATTTCCCTTCCCAATCTTCAGTTTCTTTTCATTGGTGGGGGAAGGATTAAGAAGATGGGTCCCAGATTTTGGGACAGTGAGAATGGGGTATGGAAAGTGGAGGTGTTGGTGCTAAAATACTTGAAAGAGATGGAAGAAGAGTGGACGAGGATGCGAAGGGCAATGCCGTCTTTAAGACTCGTGAAGGTTCAAAATTGTCCGAAGCTCAGGTCATTCCCATTGAATGACACGTTTGAAGATTATCGTGGAAATTGGAGCATatggaggaaagaagaagaaaaag